The following proteins come from a genomic window of Bubalus kerabau isolate K-KA32 ecotype Philippines breed swamp buffalo chromosome 20, PCC_UOA_SB_1v2, whole genome shotgun sequence:
- the DNAJB8 gene encoding dnaJ homolog subfamily B member 8: protein MANYYEVLGVQANASPEDIKKAYRKLALRWHPDKNPDNKEEAEKKFKQVSEAYEVLCDSKKRSLYDRAGCDGWRLGGTGSPHGGPFGGGYTFRNPEDIFREFFGGLDPFSFDFWDAPFGSERGARGHGLRGAFSAGFGEFPAFMEAFSAFDSLGRGGAGRTTFSSTSFCGSGSGGSGFKSVMSSTEIVNGHKVTTKRIVENGQERVEVEEDGQLTSVTINGKEQLKRVDSK from the coding sequence ATGGCTAACTACTACGAAGTGCTCGGGGTGCAGGCCAACGCCTCCCCGGAGGACATCAAGAAGGCCTACCGCAAGCTGGCCCTGCGCTGGCACCCCGACAAGAACCCTGACAACAAGGAGGAGGCCGAGAAGAAGTTCAAGCAGGTGTCCGAGGCCTACGAGGTCCTGTGCGACTCCAAGAAGCGCTCGCTGTACGACCGCGCGGGCTGCGACGGCTGGCGGCTAGGCGGGACCGGCTCCCCGCACGGCGGCCCCTTCGGCGGCGGCTACACCTTCCGCAACCCGGAGGACATCTTCCGCGAGTTCTTCGGCGGCCTGGACCCCTTCTCCTTCGACTTCTGGGACGCGCCCTTCGGCAGCGAGCGCGGGGCCCGGGGCCATGGGCTGCGCGGGGCCTTCTCTGCCGGCTTCGGCGAGTTCCCCGCCTTCATGGAAGCCTTCTCGGCCTTTGACAGCCTGGGCCGCGGGGGCGCCGGCCGGACCACCTTCTCGTCCACGTCCTTCTGCGGCTCCGGCTCGGGCGGCTCCGGCTTCAAATCGGTGATGTCGTCCACCGAGATCGTCAACGGCCACAAGGTCACCACCAAGCGCATCGTGGAGAACGGGCAGGAGCGcgtggaggtggaggaggacgGGCAGCTCACGTCGGTGACCATCAACGGCAAGGAGCAGCTCAAACGCGTGGACAGCAAGTAG
- the GATA2 gene encoding endothelial transcription factor GATA-2, with the protein MEVAPEQPRWMAHPAVLNAQHPDSHHPGLPHNYMEPAQLLPPDEVDVFFNHLDSQGNPYYANPAHARARVSYSPAHARLTGGQMCRPHLLHSPGLPWLDGGKAALSAAAAHHHNPWTVSPFSKTPLHPSAAGGPGGPLSVYPGAGAGGGGGSGSVASLTPTAAHSGTHLFGFPPTPPKEVSPDPSTTGAASPASSSAGGSAAPRGDDKDGIKYQVPLGESMKMEGGSPLRPSLAAMGTQPATHHPIPTYPSYVPAAAHDYSSGLFHPGGFLGGPASSFTPKQRSKARSCSEGRECVNCGATATPLWRRDGTGHYLCNACGLYHKMNGQNRPLIKPKRRLSAARRAGTCCANCQTTTTTLWRRNANGDPVCNACGLYYKLHNVNRPLTMKKEGIQTRNRKMSSKSKKSKKGSECFEELSRCVQDKASPFSAAALAGHMAPVGHLPPFSHSGHMLPTPTPIHPSSSLSFGHPHPSSMVTAMG; encoded by the exons ATGGAGGTGGCTCCCGAGCAGCCGCGCTGGATGGCGCACCCCGCCGTGCTGAACGCGCAGCACCCCGACTCGCACCACCCGGGCCTGCCGCACAACTACATGGAGCCGGCGCAGCTGCTGCCGCCCGACGAGGTGGACGTCTTCTTCAACCACCTCGACTCGCAGGGCAACCCCTACTACGCCAACCCGGcccacgcgcgcgcgcgcgtctCCTACAGCCCTGCGCACG CCCGCCTGACCGGAGGCCAGATGTGCCGGCCGCACTTGCTGCACAGCCCGGGACTGCCCTGGCTGGACGGGGGCAAGGCAGCTCTCTCCGCGGCCGCTGCACACCACCACAACCCCTGGACCGTGAGCCCCTTCTCCAAGACGCCCCTGCACCCCTCGGCCGCCGGAGGCCCCGGGGGGCCCCTGTCCGTGTACCCGggggccggggctgggggcgggggcggcagcGGCTCAGTGGCCTCCTTGACCCCCACCGCAGCCCACTCGGGCACCCACCTCTTCGGCTTCCCGCCCACGCCCCCCAAGGAAGTGTCTCCGGACCCCAGCACCACCGGGGCCGCCTCGCCGGCCTCCTCCTCGGCAGGGGGGAGTGCCGCCCCCAGGGGGGACGACAAGGATGGCATCAAGTACCAGGTGCCGCTGGGCGAGAGCATGAAGATGGAAGGCGGCAGCCCCCTGCGCCCGAGCCTGGCCGCCATGGGCACCCAGCCTGCCACtcaccaccccatccccacctACCCCTCCTACGTGCCAGCGGCCGCCCACGACTACAGCAGTGGGCTTTTCCACCCCggaggcttcctgggtggcccGGCCTCCAGCTTCACCCCGAAGCAGCGGAGCAAGGCCCGCTCCTGCTCAG AAGGCCGGGAGTGCGTCAACTGCGGGGCCACAGCCACCCCTCTGTGGCGGCGGGACGGCACCGGGCACTACCTGTGTAACGCCTGCGGCCTCTACCACAAGATGAACGGGCAGAACCGGCCGCTCATCAAGCCCAAGCGGAGGCTG TCGGCCGCCAGGAGAGCAGGCACCTGTTGCGCAAATTGTCAGACGACGACCACCACCTTGTGGCGCCGGAACGCCAACGGGGACCCCGTGTGCAACGCCTGCGGCCTCTACTACAAGCTGCACAAC GTGAACAGGCCGCTGACCATGAAGAAGGAAGGCATCCAGACCCGGAACCGGAAGATGTCCAGCAAGTCCAAGAAGAGCAAGAAGGGGTCTGAGTGCTTTGAGGAGCTGTCCAGGTGTGTGCAGGACAAGGCCTCCCCCTTTAGCGCCGCCGCCCTGGCGGGACACATGGCGCCTGTGGGCCACCTGCCGCCCTTCAGCCACTCCGGCCACATGCTGCCCACCCCGACGCCCATCCACCCCTCCTCCAGCCTCTCCTTCGGCCACCCCCACCCGTCCAGCATGGTGACCGCCATGGGCTAG